tcttatgttgaagctctgacccccagtgtgactgtatttggagatagagcctATCAGGAGGTAAGAAGGGTAGAAGAGATCATATGGGTGGGGCCTTAGTACCATAgggttagtgcccttataagaagagactgTGTAGGGCTTGTGCTAATTCCTACGCCTTCCAACAAGAAGGAGGTTATGCAAGcacgttggggggggggggatggcaGGCATCTGTAAGCCAGGAAGAAAGGTTTTACCAGAAACCAACCATGCTGGCATGCTGATCTTGGACTGCCAGCtttcagaactatgagaaaagtGACTGTTGTGttagccacccagtctgtggcattttgttatggtggCCTGAGCTGACTGGCATGATCCTCATTGCGGGATATGTAATATCTATGTTATTGGTAACAATACAAAACTGGAAGCcacacaaatgaatggataaatgactTGTGGTCCACACACATTAAGGAATACTAATGAGCAATACAAGTGAATGGACTGTTGGTATATACAACAACACAGACACATCTaagttatgctgagtgaaacagaccagaccagaaaaaaaaaaaagagttgtcacTATTATGCCATATCTATTAAAATCTAGGAAATGCAGATAatctagagacagaaagcagagctGTAGTTGCCTGGGAGTGAAGTGtgatgaggaaagagaaggaaagattaCAAAGGTACAGGAGGAAATTTTAGGGGGTGATGAATACATTTACTAGCTTGATTGTAGTTATGGTTTCATGCACACCTATGTCAAACTTATCAAACTATATACAGCTTACTGTACGCCAATTAAAGTTCAAAAaggctgttaaaaaaaaacaaaaactaacaaccTGTGGAATCTTCCTATTATCTCCGGGAAGCTCCAATTCTGTgttaaacagaatttttttttttcttttctccaatctctgacaaagaaatggaaaagaaagtgcTTCACTCAGAAAGGGCTCTCATATGTATGGGAATTCATGGCTTTGTACTCTCTTTTGTGAGGGGCCTAGAACAGAACCTTGCCTTCACCCCAGATCCCCAGCCTTTTCATTACCATTggaggtaaaacaaaaacaaaacaaagtcaaagGACATAAAACAAGTGTCAGTGAAACTCAAAACTGGGAAACAAATGGTTATACTTGGattttaccttttgtttttgCAACCACAGGTGACACTATTGGATATTGTGGTAAAGAATGAAAACGTGTTATGAAGCCTTTCAATCACATTTGGTAATTTATGTCAGGAACATTCAGTTacagaaaagcctccagaagtaaagAAGTTAAAATCCAGAATATCCAGAAAATCCTGTCAGGCAAAACACTGACAAAGTTGGACACAGAATTTGATTAGGAATTCAAAAACCGGTTTCAATTTCACAGCAACCTTACAAGATACAATGGCGTTTGGTTCTTCGCTTTAGGTGAAGTTCATACTAAACATGAGGGTTTATGTCTATTGCATTTTGGGCATTGTGCTAATTCATGTTTAGATGGGCCGGAGATAACAGGAAAGGCAGTGTCTTAGAAGGTCCTTTGTGGCAAATGACTATGGAAGGAAACTCCCTCCAAAGTTGCAAATTGTTCATTTCCATCTACTGTGCTGCGgctgccagtatttttttttctttaaatatttaagattttaagcaAATTTTGTGAGTTTTGACTACCTACCTTATAAGTGGTAGAAGAGGGAACTCAAAACTGAGATGCGAAAGCTCTTGCCCTTTCTAATACACAATATGAAGTAGAGAAGTTTTCTGGGAGGCTTACCGTCAACCCTGCCCCACGTTCTACCCCCATCGTCAGCTCTGACTTCTACTTGCATTGACTCGCTGCTGGTTCCCAGCTGGAGAACACAGACTGCACCTGCTCCGAAGGCCAGCGGGGCTCTGGCCTCATCCGGCGCTCAGCCTCTGCTGCTCGTGCACGGACACGAGGACCCACCAGGGGTCACTGCAGCCTCAGAGCTATTGTGCCCGCCAGTCCTGGACACGGCCCGTCGCGCGGAGGGCGTGGGACTGGGAGCGCCGAACGCCAGGGTCCGAGCAGAACTGCGCCGGGTCTTCCTGGAGCCACCCTCCTTTCTCCCAGGGAAACCCACACGGTCAGCAGGGCCAGCGCTCCCGACAGCTGGGCGGCCAGGGTGCGGCGCGCGGGTTCCCGTGCCGACCTGCCCGCACCTCGCGGTTCGACCACCTCCGCTCCGCCTTCCGCCCTTAGCTGGGACCCCGGCCCGGAAGGGGCGCCCCTTCCCGGCCTCTGGGTCCCCGCTCCGCTCCAGGGCTCTCTGCCGACGCCGGGGCCCAGCCCAGCAGTACCTGGGCTGCTCCCGCCCGGGGCGCCTCCCCTCGCGCCGCCTGGAGAACTTTCCCGGGAGCCGCCGCGGCCTGCGCGCCCAGGGCACACCCCCATCCGCCCGCCGGCGCGTTCCCAGCTTGGGCTCCCGCTTCTCCGCCCGCCGGCGCGCCCGCAAGCCCTCCGACTGCCCACTTCTCAGAATCTCCCGGAGGAGCAGCACTCCGCCGTCACCGCAAGGCGTTCTCGGAGAGCGAGCTTGAACTTGGCTACACACAGACCCTCACGATGAGTTCCAGGGTCCCCAGACGGGAGCCGTGCCCCGCCGAGAGCTGACTTGCGCTCGCCAGTCTCGGTAAGGAGCCCGCGGCCCTTTCCGACACTCTTCGGACGGCTGGGTGCCCACGGGATGGGGTGGCGGCGGTAGCTGACTGAGTGACGGCCCTCGCCACTGGCCCTGCACTGGGACTTGGGGCGTCGTGGGTACCCCTGACACAAAGGAACGCCCGAGGATTCCCAACCGGCGGACGGGACCGGGGGCTGCGGGGTGGGGTCGGGGCTGGAAGTCAAGCCCTCCAGGGACTCcgcaggggaggggaggccgaGTGTCGCGGCCGTGCCCCGGGCGGGCTGAGCCGAAGGGGACTGCACAGCTCCCAGGGGTTTTCTCGTCTGGGGAGGGCCTCGAGCTCGCGTCCCTCCCTTTTCCTGTTTCTTGCCCCCATTGCCAGGCGACTTTTGTCGTCCCCAGGACTGCGGGAGGGGCCGCGGCGCCCCCGCCTTCGGAGGAGCCCGAGCCGCAGGATGCGCGGGGACGCGCCGCCGCCCTCCGCGCTCAGTTCCGCCGGCGCTTCCCCGGCGGCTCCCGGGCGCTGACTCCCCCGGCTTCTCCGCTCTTCTTACCTCCAGCCGGCGCCGGGCGCCTCGTCCGCGTGGCCCGGGACTCCGCCGGGAACCGGTCCTCTCGCCCCGGCAGCGGCGCGGACAATAAATTAATGCCTCGCGCCTGAGAGGAGGGGGCGGCTCGGCGCCTTGGTCGCAGCTTTCTCTCCTGACTGGAGAAACGGCCACAGCCGACATGGGCTGCTTCTGCGCTGTTCCGGAAGAATTTTACTGCGAAGTTTTGCTTCTGAATGAATCCAAGTTAACCCTCACCACCCAGCAGCAGGGCATCAAGGTAGGCGCGGGCCGGGGGCGtgtcccgggggtgggggtgggggtcggcaGCCGGGCAGGCTGGGGGGTCCGCGGCTTTGTCTGAGGGCTGTCAGGGTCTCGGCCGGTGCCTGCTCTCCGCGCGCTGGGAAGGAGCCGCAGCTGCCCCGCGCTCAGGTACAGGGTGGACGGGTCCGCGGGGATTGACTTGGAGTCTCTTCATAAAGGGAAGTAAGTTTCGTGTCTCAGAGGGTAGTCCGCCATCCACTCTTCAGGTGCAACCCCCAGTCCTGCAACGGAGACCAAAACTCTTCCCAGCACCGGTTTCCTCCCAGAGCATCTAAGGCCCCCGCAGTTCCAAAGAGGCGCAGAACCGAATGTGCCGGCTGCCTACCGTGTTGAAGGCACGATTTTCCCTTGGCTTTGtcgaaggttttttttttttttttttttttcctctcttagggtCATGGGGCAGTGAACATATAGTTCACTCGCTGGAACACGTTTACCGGGTGACGGTGCCTGGGTTTGTAGTTGGGTAATGCTACGTTTGGACGGAAAATAATTTCCAGTCTCCAAGCGAACTGGTTTTATCCCCACGTTTAAGGAAACATCTCTCAGAGCGCCTCGGTACATAACTTTGCGCCCGTTTGTAGGCCATTAAAATGCAATTACTGCTATTAACCTGGAGAACCCAGGCTGTGGGAGATTGCAGAGATCCACTTCCTTAATTTTGATGAGTTCTTATGTTTATGGTTGACAACCTGCCGGACGCGCCTGCGCGCTTGTTTTGCTCTTGCTACAACGTTAACTACCCAAAGGTGGTCCGAATTCGgagcgttttgttttgtttctttttttcatatttaaatggcCGGAGCCATTTAAATAACCTTCGCAGCTGAGTCCAGTGAAGGGCTACCGCTCCTCCTCCCCATTATTGCCCCCCACTTTCCATCCCCGTAGAGCTGCCAGTGTCGTCTTCTAGTCTTGTATGTCAGAAGTTAATCCCAATGGCGCAGGCCCTCGGCATTTCCTTGTGTGAATCAGTTTTTACACAGCTTTCTGTACACTAGAGTAACTGTTACTGGCCAAAAGCTTTAGCTTTGAGGTCACCATTTCTGGTGCACAGAATTCTAATTTCACAGGTGTCATTCTTAAGCAGGAGATGGGGGCAAAAGTGatcaattaaaaccacaagataaAGTTAACCCTTTCTTCCCTGGAAATTGTTTTGAACATCGTCTCCCAGGAATTATAAAAAGCAAACGTCAATCAGATTCTCATTTGGTGTTTCCCCCTCAAGGCCAATAAAGGACTCCTGGAAAAGGGTGTTTCATATTTTCATACTTTATACTTCCAGCTTTTCTTTATgttccactccctccctccccccatgaAACCGGGGTGGGGGCATAGGGGGGACTTTCCAAGAGGATGTAGCATTCTTTGGTGTACTGTGCAAATAGGCAAAAATCACAAAACATAAATTTTTGATAATACAGAGATTCTCTTTGGCTTGGGGaaagaaacaattagaaaaacaTAATGGATGATCTGATACTAAAACAACAAATCTTTCTAAAGTGCACGGTCTAAAGTCATCTGGAGTGTGAGCTTCCTATTTAATCATGAAAGCCATACCGCTGTCAGCTGTGGAGCACGTACATTATTCTGTCAGGGGAGCAGCCAAGACTTGGGATCAAATAGAATAATTTTGTCAAAGaaacatgaataaaaaaatcCTGATCCATAATTACTTTTTATAACCTGATGGTGCTTATCTTGTTTTACAAATGAATGTTGGAAATTGGTGAGTGATTTGAAGGCAATAGCAACTTTATAATGCTGTTATTTGGAGTATATGCCATTTAACTAAATGATAATTTAAGCAGGCTTTTGTTGGAAGTAATCATTTTGCAACAGGCTTGGCCTCTTTCAGTGTCACAAAAGCATGCCACAATTATTTTGATGGCCATATGTGTAACACAGATGTTGTCTGCTGAAGTTAACCACATTATCTGTAACTACCAGGCTACCATTAAATGCATGTGTTAAGCACCTATCTACTTGTGGTATGTACTAAATTAAAgacatatgtgtatttataaatggaataatgcaCGAATAGCGTCTCATATGTAGATGCTATTCAAACATTGAatagatatgtgtatattatTATTCTGTACATATTTGGCATTTTAACTCCTACTTTAGTTTGTAAATGAAATTGTCaactaaaatgtaaatgaaatagtCAATAGGTACTATTATGGTGTTTTCCCCAGGATAGTATACTTGgtaacttttattttcataattaatgaaaataaaatgaaagttaagCATATGACATCAATTAGCCCATTTtacttctgaaattaaaatagaaaaatcttatttttcaaaagtatttcCTAACATTTTGAGATGACCCTTTCCACATTCTATCTTAAATGAAATGAAGATAGTTAATTTTGCATTAAAATTATTCACTTATTTCGTCCCTTCGTGGAAGCATGGGTTTTACTGATAGGATTTTAGTGATTCCTAAGTATTTACTTAAGAATTTGCTTGTATTACTCTTATAATAATGCATTGTGAGCTGAAAAAATTAATTGTAGTGAATTAAGGCAGAAGAAATATGAGAGAAAGTTGGTAAAACATTTTTTCTGTGTGccattttgaaaaacactttTTAGATTTGTTTAAGCACCAAATTACAAATTGAAGTTAGTCATGAAGTGATTTTCTGCAACTTATCTAGAAGTCTTTaatcaactagaaaaaaaattgatgtgttTGCTCCCATGGAAAGCATTTCAGCCTGGAGACAATAGTTAGACATCATCTATGTCAAGATGAATagtatttaaatggaaaataattttctgtttaaaaaataaaacacaatgtaTTTGTATTCATACTAATGTTATATAGAAATTTGCTTCTTAACTTGCCTTAGAGGTAACCTCACCTTGACAAGTGGGAGGTCTTTTCACATGCAGTTTATAATTTGAGCCTTATCCAAGACTTAAGAACCCAAGTTTATATAAACCGAAAGCTATTGGTTTTGTGTTGACCCCCACAATAGTTTTTAGTTGTTTGTTCTATGCTGCTATCTCTATTGTTTGTTTAAGAATTTCTGCTGTGGTTGGTCTTCTGGTTTTTTGAGTAATGTTTGTTCAGGGAAACTTTTGTTATGTCCTTTGTAGTTCTTTGTGCTGGAGGAGGTAGAGATCTTACTTTTTGTTcactgagaaaacaaaatttgattGTGGCTCAAACTACTTGAATACGTTGTCAAACGATTAGCAAAAGTTTTTCCAGGGGGGGAAAAATCGCAGGGTTTGATTATAAATTTAGTCCTCAGAATTCCTGCTGCAAATGTGAACTAgattaataatttcatttcagtGAGGATTTTGTGCTCCGAGCACTGATGTAATAAACACCGAGGTGCTCATTTTTCCCTTGTTGTATTTGACTAAATTAATGAAACCAATATGACGGCAAGATGGAAAttccattaactttttaaaaaggcattatttGACATACACAGTTCACACAGCTGAAGTGTGCAATTTACTCATTACCTTCTAAGTGAAGTTTCTTCCTAATCATCCTGAGGTTTCTGAGGAAATATTGTCAGTTTTGATGTTTTGATCAGAAACTTCCTAATAACCTAGAAAAGCAGTTACAAGGTTGGG
This genomic interval from Neovison vison isolate M4711 chromosome 1, ASM_NN_V1, whole genome shotgun sequence contains the following:
- the LOC122917620 gene encoding myosin heavy chain IB-like translates to MGVCPGRAGRGGSRESSPGGARGGAPGGSSPGTAGLGPGVGREPWSGAGTQRPGRGAPSGPGSQLRAEGGAEVVEPRGGWLQEDPAQFCSDPGVRRSQSHALRATGRVQDWRAQ